In Mastacembelus armatus chromosome 22, fMasArm1.2, whole genome shotgun sequence, a genomic segment contains:
- the asmt2 gene encoding acetylserotonin O-methyltransferase 2, with translation MAEHLSQSELDYPFKLLEYFNGFRVSKVIFSACELGVFDLLLKSQEPLSAQNVARELSTSVDGMERLLDALVGIEILEVETTDGAALYSNSDVANLYLARGSTKSLHDMIIYQSQNIYPLWNNMVDAVREGKNQNEKTFGLPSEDIFQVIYRSEPEMLKFMCLMNSSWVLDGPDIVTAINLSSFQTIVDLGGCTGALAREMAKAYPSSSVTVFDLPQVVDMAQKHFSQENDAVVFQAGDFFSGEVPPADLYILARIIHDWPEEKCLILLKKIYNTCKPGGGVLLVEAMLFENRRGPVMAQLFSLNMLVQTEGRERRPSEYTHMLNTAGFQNIQMCRTGKSYDAILATR, from the exons ATGGCAGAGCATCTGTCCCAGAGTGAGCTGGATTATCCTTTCAAACTTCTGGAATATTTCAACGGCTTCAGAGTCTCAAAG GTGATATTTTCAGCCTGTGAACTGGGAGTGTTTGACCTCCTGCTGAAGTCCCAGGAGCCCCTGAGTGCCCAGAATGTGGCCCGGGAGCTGAGCACCAGCGTGGACGGCATGGAGAGGCTGCTGGACGCTCTGGTGGGCATCGAGATCTTGGAGGTGGAGACCACAGATGgagcag CTTTGTACAGCAACTCTGACGTGGCAAACCTTTACCTGGCCCGAGGCAGCACCAAGTCTCTTCACGACATGATCATCTACCAATCCCAGAACATCTACCCGCTGTGGAACAACATGGTGGACGCCGTCAG GGAGGGCAAGAATCAGAACGAAAAGACCTTCGGCCTTCCATCAGAAGACATTTTCCAAGTTATTTACAG ATCGGAGCCAGAGATGCTGAAGTTCATGTGTCTGATGAACTCCTCCTGGGTTCTCGATGGGCCGGACATTGTGACGGCGATCAACCTCTCCAGCTTTCAGACCATAGTAGATCTGGGAG GTTGCACTGGTGCTCTCGCCCGTGAGATGGCGAAGGCGTATCCGTCGTCTTCCGTCACGGTGTTTGACCTCCCACAGGTCGTAGATATGGCGCAGAAACATTTCTCCCAGGAGAACGATGCCGTTGTATTCCAGGCTG GGGATTTCTTCAGCGGTGAAGTTCCTCCTGCTGACCTGTACATTCTGGCCAGAATCATCCATGACTGGCCCGAGGAGAAGTGCCTGATACTGCTGAAGAAGATCTACAACACTTGCAAACCAG GTGGGGGCGTCCTGCTGGTCGAAGCCATGCTGTTTGAGAACAGACGAGGCCCCGTCATGGCTCAGCTCTTCTCCCTAAACATGCTGGTCCAGACGGAGGGTCGGGAGCGCCGGCCATCcgagtacacacacatgctcaacACGGCTGGTTTCCAGAACATCCAGATGTGCCGGACCGGCAAGTCGTATGATGCCATCCTGGCCACCAGATGA
- the jade1 gene encoding protein Jade-1, whose product MKRSRHPSSSDDSDNGSNSTCWSQHSSQPRRGTGQKPSEVFRTDLITAMKVHDSYQLNPEDYYVLADPWRQEWEKGVQVPVSPQSIPQPVTRVLADKGKEVMFVRPKKLIRTSGTEALGYVDIRTLAEGMCRYDLNEEDVAWLQIINKEFAEMAMPLLDEITMERVMEEFERRCHENMTHAMETEEGLGIEYDEDVVCDVCQSPDGEDNNEMVFCDKCNICVHQACYGIQKVPKGSWLCRICALGILPKCQLCPKKGGAMKPTRSGTKWVHVSCALWIPEVSIGNPEKMEPITNVSHIPSNRWALLCCLCKEKTGACIQCSAKNCRTAFHVTCGLTASLEMNTILTEDDEVKFKSYCPKHSGLTGAECRDRDSGGEEEEEEKEGVTDRKGRRRGRVRQEEYAASSSLSSCVAPPFVDRASSELESLSSRQQEKRVNLRKLKLQEMEEEFYQFLEVEEVAGHLKLPPEMVDFIYQYWKLKRKANFNQPLLTPKKDEEESLARREQEVLLRRLQLFTHLRQDLERVRNLTYMVTRREKMKRSLWRVQEQIFQHQVRLLDHELLTGGPSTKDMEKLFAPGWLSSQGSQSHSSWRTEVKTKRGSLKQDQRKSGDRKGLSDSLHIHKKDNLSKPAEKESKSSRIKEPAPAEAAGASNIQNSQISPEVQLQKLPKPEVVQETTTVKLHKPESRKGPRRETPEPDQEALTRQKRENEQQQQQEEKRRKRRSEVAESFSSQMKNKFGSKHLEKTVSIRLVDIRNSDTEQYFLDKRMTKSSSVSLDVTSNTNKTSAVSDATTASKASMWLRRPQANSSHTPSGPVSGHLKGWGKFRIPKRSEKPPTVTAVKQEEAEQRKPLLRPLTNTPEPSYPRTRLRTGTENDSFASDSKSGDSEVEPCLKRCHSHQLRGDSSLGRRYGSEIIRRGVLAS is encoded by the exons ATGAAGAGAAGCAGGCACCccagcagcagtgatgactcTGACAATGGAA GTAATTCTACCTGCTGGTCCCAGCATTCATCACAGCCCAGGAGGGGGACTGGCCAGAAACCGTCTGAG GTTTTCAGGACGGACCTGATCACCGCCATGAAGGTGCACGACTCGTACCAGTTGAACCCTGAGGACTACTATGTCCTCGCTGACCCGTGGAGGCAAGAGTGGGAGAAAGGTGTCCAAGTCCCTGTCAGCCCCCAGTCCATCCCACAGCCTGTCACCAG GGTCTTGGCAGACAAAGGGAAGGAGGTCATGTTTGTCAGGCCAAAGAAGTTGATCCGGACTTCGGGCACGGAGGCTCTGGGCTACGTGGACATCCGGACGCTGGCAGAGGGGATGTGTCGCTACGACCTGAACGAGGAAGACGTGGCCTGGCTGCAGATCATCAACAAGGAGTTTGCAGAGATGG CCATGCCGCTGCTGGACGAGATCACCATGGAGCGTGTGATGGAGGAGTTCGAGCGGCGCTGCCACGAAAACATGACGCACGCCATGGAAACCGAGGAGGGTTTGGGCATCGAGTACGACGAGGACGTGGTGTGTGACGTGTGTCAGTCACCTGACGGAGAGGACAATAACGAGATGGTGTTCTGCGACAAGTGCAACATCTGTGTCCATCAG GCGTGTTATGGCATCCAGAAAGTCCCAAAGGGCAGCTGGTTGTGCCGGATCTGTGCGCTCGGCATCCTGCCAAAGTGCCAGCTGTGTCCCAAGAAGGGTGGAGCCATGAAGCCGACCCGAAGTGGAACCAAGTGGGTCCACGTCAGCTGTGCCTTGTGGATTCCAGAG gtgaGCATTGGGAATCCAGAGAAGATGGAGCCGATCACCAACGTGTCCCACATTCCCAGCAACAGATGGGCCCTGCTCTGCTGCCTGTGCAAGGAGAAGACCGGGGCGTGTATACAG TGCTCAGCGAAAAACTGCCGGACTGCCTTCCACGTGACCTGCGGCCTCACCGCCAGCCTTGAAATGAACACCATCCTCACCGAGGACGATGAGGTCAAGTTCAAGTCCTACTGCCCCAAACACTCCGGGCTCACGGGCGCCGAGTGCAGGGACCGAGACTCTGGaggcgaggaggaggaggaggagaaggaaggagtCACAGACAGGAAGGGCAGGAGGAGAGGCAGGGTGAGACAGGAGGAGTATGCTGCGtcctcctctttgtcttcctgtgtgGCTCCTCCGTTCGTTGACAGAGCGTCTAGCGAGCTGGAGAGCCTCAGCAGCCGCCAGCAGGAGAAGAGAGTCAACCTTCGCAAGCTGAAGCtgcaggagatggaggaggagttCTACCAGTttctggaggtggaggaggtggccGGTCACCTGAAGCTGCCGCCAGAGATGGTGGACTTTATCTACCAGTACTGGAAACTAAAACGCAAAGCCAACTTCAACCAGCCGCTCCTCACGCCCAAGAAGGACGAGGAGGAGAGCCTGGCCCGCCGCGAGCAGGAGGTGCTGCTGCGACGCCTGCAGCTCTTCACACACCTGCGCCAGGACCTGGAGAGG GTTCGTAACTTGACCTACATGGTGACCCGGAGGGAGAAGATGAAGCGCTCACTGTGGAGAGTCCAGGAGCAGATCTTCCAGCACCAGGTCCGACTGCTCGACCACGAGCTCCTCACAG gTGGCCCTTCGACCAAGGATATGGAGAAGCTCTTTGCTCCGGGCTGGTTATCCTCTCAGGGCTCCCAGTCTCACTCCTCCTGGAGGACTGAGGTGAAAACCAAACGAGGGTCTTTAAAGCAGGACCAAAGGAAAAGCGGTGACAGGAAAGGTCTTTCCGACTCACTGCACATTCACAAGAAGGACAATCTGAGCAAACCAGCGGAGAAGGAGAGTAAAAGCTCTCGAATCAAAGAGCCTGCACCGGCTGAGGCCGCGGGCGCTTCCAACATCCAGAACTCTCAGATCAGTCCAGAGGTTCAGCTTCAGAAGCTTCCAAAGCCAGAGGTTGTCCAGGAAACGACCACCGTCAAGCTGCACAAACCTGAGAGCAGGAAAGGCCCCAGGAGAGAGACCCCGGAGCCCGACCAGGAGGCTCTGACCCGACAGAAACGAGagaatgagcagcagcagcagcaggaggagaagaggaggaagaggaggagcgaGGTGGCTGAGAGCTTCTCCAGCCAGATGAAGAACAAGTTTGGGTCAAAGCATCTGGAGAAGACCGTGTCCATCAGGCTGGTGGACATCAGGAACTCGGACACAGAGCAGTACTTCCTAGATAAGCGAATGACCAAAAGCAGCTCCGTCTCTCTGGATGTGACGAGCAACACTAACAAAACCAGTGCGGTGTCAGACGCCACCACCGCCTCCAAAGCCAGCATGTGGCTGAGGAGACCCCAGGCGAACAGCTCCCACACGCCCAGCGGACCTGTGAGTGGACATCTTAAGGGATGGGGGAAGTTCCGAATCCCGAAGAGGAGCGAGAAACCTCCAACGGTGACGGCTGTAAAGCAGGAGGAGGCGGAGCAGCGAAAACCTCTGCTCAGACCGCTCACCAACACGCCAGAGCCGTCATACCCCAGGACACGACTCCGCACGGGGACGGAGAACGACAGCTTCGCCTCCGACTCCAAATCGGGCGACAGCGAGGTGGAACCCTGCTTGAAGCGATGCCACTCCCACCAGCTGAGGGGCGACTCGTCCCTCGGGCGCCGCTACGGGTCTGAGATCATTCGGCGAGGCGTGCTGGCCTCCTGA